One stretch of Cryomorphaceae bacterium 1068 DNA includes these proteins:
- a CDS encoding PorP/SprF family type IX secretion system membrane protein codes for MRKTALTLAFFTALLTSQAQQDFHYSQFFASPITYNPANTGAFEDDIRGTLNYRSQYGSVAEPYKTFGLSVDAPIKISNDAYDQNFLGVGLTVVNDNAGTIDFNQLHIAGSAAYAIDLGGTEQNPHYISLGLQVAFIQRSMNFTNSTWETQWTGTNFNQSTSSGEAYVGDLTESNVSLGGGISWFNAFSDNARILAGAAVLNANTPSMELLGQQNDLLRKYTGHVSLAVAPETQSVIYYPNVFVMFQGPNRIIDVGSEIEFSLWERTEFTDHRNNLSMNLGAYYRVQDAIYFIGRVNYYDLSLGVSYDFTASQLSENNNGQGGVELVIGYRTTFNGPGTNRQKLIRSKGL; via the coding sequence ATGAGAAAAACGGCTCTGACACTTGCTTTTTTCACCGCGCTTCTGACTTCGCAGGCTCAGCAGGACTTCCATTATTCACAGTTTTTTGCTTCGCCAATTACTTATAATCCAGCGAATACAGGAGCTTTCGAAGATGATATTCGTGGGACTTTGAACTATCGCAGCCAGTACGGCTCGGTGGCGGAGCCCTACAAAACCTTCGGTTTATCGGTAGATGCTCCGATAAAAATATCCAATGATGCCTACGACCAAAACTTTCTGGGTGTTGGTTTAACTGTGGTTAATGATAATGCAGGAACAATCGATTTCAACCAATTACATATTGCAGGTTCTGCAGCTTACGCGATAGATTTGGGTGGAACCGAGCAAAATCCTCATTACATCTCTTTGGGATTGCAGGTGGCCTTTATTCAGCGATCCATGAATTTTACTAATTCAACATGGGAAACGCAATGGACTGGTACTAATTTCAATCAATCTACATCCAGTGGTGAGGCTTATGTCGGAGACTTGACTGAATCGAATGTTTCGTTAGGTGGTGGAATCTCTTGGTTTAATGCTTTCAGTGACAATGCACGAATACTCGCAGGAGCAGCTGTCCTAAATGCCAATACGCCATCTATGGAATTATTAGGCCAACAAAATGATCTTCTTAGAAAGTACACCGGTCACGTGAGTTTGGCCGTCGCACCTGAAACTCAAAGCGTAATTTATTATCCAAATGTGTTCGTAATGTTTCAAGGTCCAAATCGAATTATCGATGTAGGTTCTGAAATTGAGTTTTCTCTTTGGGAGCGAACTGAGTTTACTGATCATAGAAATAACCTTTCTATGAATTTAGGTGCATATTACCGTGTGCAAGACGCCATTTATTTTATCGGTCGTGTTAATTACTATGACCTCTCTCTGGGTGTTAGCTATGACTTCACCGCCTCTCAATTATCAGAAAATAACAATGGACAAGGAGGAGTAGAGTTGGTGATCGGTTATCGAACCACCTTTAACGGGCCTGGCACCAATCGTCAGAAATTGATCAGAAGCAAAGGACTCTAA
- a CDS encoding DUF4252 domain-containing protein — protein sequence MKKQIYTLIGLIMMAFSTSAQTDVISSYFSEYEGREDVTAVMLSGKAFELVGQIDVEEEDLKEYKEMASQITGLRVIVDENDPSAMQTAKEALKRLPSNFEELITVKEKDTRFKLLIDEEGGVVRELVGIVGSENTFAIMSLVGNMKMSDVGQMTQQLAKASSSAFSGLEGMTSDIKVFPNPVNKNGELNVNFSEDLTSSQVRIFNSSGVEVKAFKAQSGMNSINVSGLEKGVYVIRADKGDKEVSGKFIIQ from the coding sequence ATGAAGAAGCAAATTTATACCCTCATTGGCTTGATTATGATGGCCTTTTCAACATCTGCTCAAACAGATGTAATTTCCTCTTACTTCTCAGAATACGAAGGAAGAGAAGACGTAACTGCGGTGATGCTTTCGGGTAAAGCTTTTGAATTGGTAGGTCAAATCGATGTAGAAGAGGAAGACCTGAAAGAATACAAAGAGATGGCTTCTCAGATCACAGGGCTCAGAGTAATTGTGGACGAAAATGACCCTTCGGCAATGCAAACGGCTAAAGAGGCCTTAAAAAGGCTACCGTCGAATTTTGAAGAATTAATCACGGTTAAGGAAAAAGATACTCGGTTCAAACTACTCATCGACGAAGAAGGAGGAGTAGTAAGAGAGTTAGTCGGTATAGTAGGTAGTGAGAATACTTTTGCCATTATGAGTCTTGTTGGAAATATGAAAATGAGCGATGTAGGGCAGATGACACAGCAACTGGCTAAGGCCAGCTCATCGGCTTTTTCAGGTTTGGAAGGCATGACATCGGATATTAAGGTATTTCCAAACCCGGTGAATAAAAATGGAGAACTGAACGTGAACTTCTCTGAAGATTTGACCTCATCTCAAGTTCGCATATTCAACTCTTCAGGAGTCGAAGTAAAAGCGTTCAAAGCTCAATCAGGCATGAATTCCATCAACGTTTCAGGACTTGAAAAAGGTGTTTATGTGATCAGAGCCGATAAAGGAGATAAAGAAGTTTCAGGAAAGTTCATCATTCAGTAG
- a CDS encoding ABC transporter permease: MLRLVRIEYLKLKSNKALWILLGLYFVAISATVIGLGAFLDYLTREGLDFRGINPSLFPIYDWEDIWHNLAYIAYYFSVFPAFLLIISICNEFSFKTHRQNIIDGLSRTEFFLSKLSFAAFLAIASAIALFVLGLILGVAHSESGMEAFGNTLIFIPGHALELFFTFLFAMLLALLIRRSGITIVVFLIYIFIEWIVSIYVGENHPAFRFLVPLDTMSSIVRVPFSKYILMETPDFISWQDVLKASAWGSVITFLIFLILKKKDF, encoded by the coding sequence ATGCTTAGGTTGGTAAGGATTGAATACCTCAAGTTGAAGTCGAACAAGGCTCTCTGGATACTTTTAGGACTCTACTTTGTTGCTATTTCAGCAACTGTAATAGGATTAGGAGCATTCTTGGATTATCTGACAAGAGAAGGATTGGATTTCAGAGGGATTAACCCTTCTCTTTTTCCCATCTATGACTGGGAAGATATTTGGCACAACTTGGCCTATATCGCTTACTATTTTTCGGTATTCCCTGCTTTTCTTTTAATCATCTCGATCTGCAATGAGTTTTCATTCAAAACTCATCGACAGAATATAATTGACGGGCTCTCTAGAACGGAGTTCTTCTTATCAAAGCTCAGTTTTGCCGCTTTTCTGGCCATTGCTTCAGCAATTGCCCTGTTTGTCTTGGGACTAATTTTAGGGGTCGCTCACTCAGAATCGGGTATGGAAGCCTTTGGGAATACCCTGATATTTATTCCAGGGCACGCTTTGGAACTATTCTTTACTTTCTTATTTGCTATGCTTCTTGCACTACTGATACGTCGGTCAGGAATCACAATTGTAGTTTTCCTTATCTATATTTTCATTGAGTGGATTGTCAGCATATACGTAGGTGAAAATCATCCGGCATTCAGGTTTCTCGTTCCTTTGGATACAATGTCCTCAATTGTAAGAGTGCCTTTCTCGAAGTACATTCTAATGGAGACACCTGATTTCATTTCATGGCAAGATGTCCTCAAAGCTAGTGCATGGGGCAGTGTGATTACTTTTTTGATCTTCTTGATTTTGAAGAAAAAAGACTTCTAG
- a CDS encoding RNA polymerase sigma factor, with amino-acid sequence MQKGDFQKDVFVHRNKMYRFALSYLKNEEEAKDVVQEVLMKLWETRSDLENVNNLEAWCMTLTRNKSLDALKRAGRKRNEKLEIHHEPAHATNHSPLQVVTEKESIENVKKITDELPEKQKTAFTLREIQGFSYLEICDIMEISMSQVKVSIFRARNTIKDELKKRYSYE; translated from the coding sequence ATGCAGAAAGGCGATTTTCAGAAAGATGTATTTGTCCACCGCAATAAAATGTATCGGTTTGCCTTGTCCTACCTTAAGAATGAAGAAGAAGCTAAGGATGTTGTACAAGAGGTTCTAATGAAGTTATGGGAGACTCGATCGGATCTGGAGAATGTAAATAATCTCGAAGCTTGGTGTATGACCCTGACCAGAAATAAATCACTTGATGCGTTAAAGAGGGCAGGAAGGAAACGAAATGAGAAGCTTGAGATTCATCACGAACCTGCACATGCTACCAATCATAGCCCATTGCAGGTGGTCACCGAAAAGGAGTCGATCGAAAATGTAAAGAAGATAACTGATGAACTACCTGAAAAACAAAAAACCGCATTCACATTGCGCGAAATACAAGGGTTTAGTTATTTGGAAATATGCGATATAATGGAAATAAGCATGAGTCAGGTTAAAGTGAGCATTTTTCGCGCACGAAACACCATAAAAGACGAATTAAAAAAACGCTATAGTTATGAGTGA
- a CDS encoding PQQ-dependent sugar dehydrogenase produces the protein MTKFSITAFTLMFSFACFSQSGEVSQLSSNELKYQSGEDDNTENGTEGSGNFSIDEETILTEISSATTITHAGDERIFATEQSGQIRIFYRDGSVEDEPFMDIEDRVTSGGERGLLGLAFAPDFCESGRFYVNYTAQDGGLVTRISRFTIDSENPAFGDPNSEEILIQFNQDFNNHNGGHIEFGSNGLLYIATGDGGSGNDPNNRSQDITSYLGKMLRIDVSPETGYEIPSDNPYIFDDFGQDEIWSFGLRNPWKFAFDRETGNMYIADVGQNAFEEVNFEPVDAEGGINYGWRCYEGNADNILSGCTASDYVFPILDYPHTGGNCSVTGGRIYRGPSFESFDGWYFYTDLCSGQFWAVVQNGEVTEIQEFGTIGQSFVSTFGEDVWGEVYFSNSNGIHRLIDPEDELVDPIVQSGSVLTSTLDGASYEWFLDGEQVGSAAQLELTEVGEYTLVITSENGCQVESTIEVTSLSNRDYSIARNPLTVFPNPAKESVMIDFESYSLDAHSLAIYSIDGRLIRVERVNTNRLELNLNKYTKGAYILNLLDVYGNSIAQSKLIKQ, from the coding sequence ATGACAAAATTTTCCATCACTGCATTTACTCTAATGTTCTCATTTGCTTGCTTCTCGCAAAGCGGAGAAGTTTCTCAGCTATCTTCAAATGAGCTTAAATACCAATCTGGTGAAGATGATAACACCGAAAATGGAACGGAGGGTTCAGGTAATTTTTCAATCGACGAGGAAACCATCTTAACTGAAATATCCTCTGCTACAACGATTACTCATGCGGGGGATGAGAGAATATTCGCTACAGAACAGTCGGGTCAAATCAGAATTTTTTATCGGGATGGATCCGTTGAAGACGAGCCTTTCATGGATATTGAAGATAGGGTTACTTCCGGCGGTGAAAGAGGCCTTCTAGGTTTGGCATTCGCTCCGGATTTTTGTGAGTCTGGTCGCTTTTACGTGAATTATACTGCTCAGGATGGTGGACTGGTTACGCGCATATCACGTTTTACAATTGATTCAGAAAATCCTGCCTTTGGTGATCCGAATTCTGAAGAAATTCTGATTCAGTTTAATCAAGATTTTAACAATCACAACGGAGGACATATTGAGTTTGGCTCCAATGGGCTACTTTATATAGCAACAGGCGATGGCGGATCGGGTAATGACCCAAACAATAGATCTCAAGATATTACATCTTATTTGGGCAAAATGCTTCGCATCGATGTGAGCCCAGAAACGGGTTATGAGATTCCTTCTGATAATCCATACATATTTGATGACTTCGGCCAAGATGAGATATGGTCTTTTGGTTTAAGAAATCCTTGGAAGTTCGCTTTTGATAGGGAAACAGGCAATATGTACATCGCAGATGTCGGTCAAAACGCATTCGAAGAAGTGAATTTCGAACCCGTTGATGCTGAGGGAGGCATCAATTACGGATGGCGCTGTTATGAAGGTAATGCTGATAATATTTTATCGGGCTGTACAGCTTCAGATTATGTCTTTCCAATATTAGATTATCCTCATACAGGAGGGAATTGTTCTGTAACAGGAGGAAGAATTTATCGTGGCCCTTCGTTTGAATCTTTTGACGGATGGTACTTCTACACAGATTTATGTTCAGGACAATTTTGGGCTGTAGTTCAAAATGGAGAGGTAACTGAAATTCAAGAGTTCGGAACAATAGGACAAAGCTTTGTTTCCACTTTCGGCGAGGATGTCTGGGGAGAAGTATATTTTTCAAATAGCAATGGTATTCACCGCCTTATTGATCCGGAAGATGAGTTGGTAGACCCTATAGTTCAATCAGGCAGTGTGCTTACTTCAACATTGGATGGTGCTTCATATGAGTGGTTTTTAGATGGTGAGCAGGTAGGTAGTGCTGCTCAGCTGGAATTAACCGAAGTTGGAGAATATACATTAGTGATAACCAGTGAAAACGGCTGTCAAGTTGAGTCCACCATTGAGGTTACTTCATTAAGTAACCGTGACTATTCCATTGCAAGAAACCCATTGACTGTTTTCCCGAACCCTGCTAAAGAATCAGTTATGATTGATTTTGAAAGCTACAGTCTGGACGCACATTCATTAGCGATTTACTCCATTGATGGGAGATTGATTCGAGTGGAGCGGGTAAACACAAACCGTTTGGAATTGAATTTGAACAAGTACACAAAAGGTGCATATATTCTAAATTTACTAGATGTTTACGGCAATTCCATCGCTCAATCCAAGCTTATCAAGCAATAG
- a CDS encoding DUF4252 domain-containing protein: MNKKLILSVATVAMTFSVMAQDAIDRYFSKYADDPEFTSITISSKMFGLFSNIETDDPDNKEVLDAMKDLTGIRIISSDDSESNVDYQAAIKVIGKEYEMLMSVDDKDEKVRFFVREESGQIAELFMIVGGKGNLFLMSISGIIDLEKISKISKNMDIGGMNYLESLDEDKKTN; this comes from the coding sequence ATGAATAAAAAGCTAATTCTTTCCGTTGCGACGGTAGCCATGACCTTTTCAGTGATGGCTCAGGATGCTATAGATCGATACTTCTCGAAATACGCCGATGATCCTGAGTTTACATCCATTACGATAAGTAGCAAGATGTTCGGTCTTTTTTCGAATATTGAAACTGACGACCCTGATAATAAAGAGGTTCTTGATGCTATGAAAGATCTCACGGGGATAAGAATTATCTCAAGTGATGATTCTGAATCAAACGTTGATTATCAGGCGGCCATTAAGGTGATCGGTAAGGAATATGAAATGCTGATGAGCGTGGACGATAAGGACGAAAAGGTTCGATTTTTCGTGCGAGAAGAGTCAGGACAAATTGCCGAATTGTTTATGATTGTCGGAGGTAAAGGAAATCTCTTCTTAATGAGCATTTCGGGAATTATCGACTTGGAAAAAATTTCCAAGATTTCTAAGAACATGGATATCGGAGGTATGAACTACCTCGAGAGCTTAGATGAAGATAAGAAGACCAATTAG
- a CDS encoding DUF4252 domain-containing protein, whose amino-acid sequence MFLILLIGASCTQVNPPSKTLDEYVERPEVDQEVVGLYFYPTTVRMLDKFISNGEGGMLEGVKEGRLFYTNSDSIDILRRDMKELRSGLESEGFELLAEFRSGDTKSIAYIRDLSIDRYVVMIGGADVTTMLVELKGEISIETIQGLSDLNSNKVMSLLNITDTDKEEIVNESEEKDESDTLSTETIKVEN is encoded by the coding sequence TTGTTTCTCATCTTGCTCATAGGAGCAAGTTGCACGCAAGTCAATCCTCCCAGCAAAACCCTGGATGAGTACGTAGAACGTCCGGAAGTAGATCAGGAAGTTGTCGGACTCTATTTCTATCCAACGACCGTGCGAATGCTGGATAAGTTCATTAGCAATGGAGAGGGGGGAATGCTGGAAGGAGTAAAGGAGGGAAGACTGTTCTATACAAATTCAGACTCGATCGACATTCTCCGGAGAGATATGAAAGAATTGAGATCGGGTCTTGAATCTGAAGGTTTCGAGCTCTTGGCAGAATTCAGATCCGGTGATACGAAATCCATCGCCTACATCAGAGATTTGTCAATCGATCGTTACGTGGTAATGATAGGAGGTGCTGATGTGACAACAATGCTCGTTGAGTTGAAAGGCGAGATTTCAATAGAAACTATTCAGGGACTTTCAGATTTGAATTCAAATAAAGTAATGTCTCTTTTGAACATCACTGATACTGACAAAGAGGAGATTGTGAATGAGTCAGAAGAGAAGGATGAATCTGATACCTTGAGCACTGAAACAATAAAAGTCGAGAATTGA
- a CDS encoding ATP-binding cassette domain-containing protein — MTSVLNITGLTKKFGRLTAVDNLELNVPKGSVFGILGPNGSGKSTTLGMVLGVVNPTSGSYDWFEGEQGHQVRKKIGAILEAPCFYHYLSAAENLKVAAAIKETSESRINEVLDRVGLLSRKDDPFRSFSLGMKQRLAIGSALLSDPEVMILDEPTNGLDPQGIAEIRNLIIDLANEGRTIITASHMLSEVQRICTDFAVLKSGKKIYQGKVNELDQEKARYEIWAEDEPALTAALVSGEFISSHRKEGDAFVVMLDNTKNASDLNAYLIEKGVVLNRLVPQANSLEKRFLEILKAEDHA, encoded by the coding sequence TTGACATCTGTACTTAATATAACAGGCCTTACCAAAAAGTTTGGTCGTCTGACTGCTGTGGACAACTTGGAACTTAATGTTCCAAAAGGTTCTGTCTTCGGTATTCTCGGGCCAAACGGCAGCGGAAAATCAACTACCTTAGGAATGGTTCTAGGAGTTGTTAATCCCACGTCGGGCTCCTACGATTGGTTTGAAGGAGAGCAAGGACATCAGGTTCGTAAGAAAATCGGAGCAATTTTGGAAGCACCGTGCTTTTATCATTATCTCTCAGCTGCTGAAAATCTAAAGGTCGCCGCGGCCATCAAAGAAACATCGGAAAGCCGCATAAACGAAGTTCTCGATAGGGTAGGCCTCCTTTCCAGGAAAGACGATCCCTTCCGATCCTTCTCGCTTGGGATGAAACAGCGTTTGGCCATAGGTTCCGCATTACTTTCTGATCCTGAGGTAATGATTTTGGACGAACCGACGAATGGTTTGGATCCGCAGGGGATTGCTGAAATCCGTAATCTAATAATTGACTTAGCCAATGAAGGGCGAACCATCATTACCGCGAGCCATATGCTTTCTGAAGTACAGCGAATCTGCACCGATTTCGCAGTGCTCAAATCGGGTAAGAAGATATACCAAGGCAAAGTCAACGAACTCGACCAAGAGAAAGCCAGGTACGAAATATGGGCAGAGGATGAACCTGCTTTGACCGCAGCTCTAGTTAGTGGAGAGTTTATTTCGTCACATCGTAAAGAAGGTGATGCATTTGTCGTAATGCTTGATAATACTAAAAATGCGTCTGACCTCAACGCTTACCTCATAGAGAAAGGTGTCGTGCTGAATAGGCTCGTTCCACAAGCAAACTCACTCGAAAAAAGATTTTTGGAAATTCTAAAAGCAGAAGACCATGCTTAG
- a CDS encoding DUF2892 domain-containing protein: protein MINKIIKYVLIALALAWSIYQFTIGNIGNGILFILLAGLVVLFLFRHELILLAFLHVRRGKFDKAEKTLAKIKQPDQLMNSQEAYYYYLMGMIEAQSRGATKSERYFRKALSLGLRMKTDQAVAKLNLAGIAVMKRKKREAINLLAEVKKLDTRNLLDDQVKMIKSQMKRI, encoded by the coding sequence ATGATCAATAAAATAATTAAATACGTTCTAATTGCCTTGGCCTTAGCCTGGAGTATCTATCAATTTACCATTGGCAATATCGGAAATGGAATTCTTTTCATACTGCTGGCAGGATTGGTAGTTCTTTTCCTTTTCAGGCACGAACTGATCTTACTAGCGTTTCTCCATGTTCGACGAGGGAAATTTGATAAGGCTGAGAAGACATTGGCTAAGATCAAGCAGCCCGATCAGTTGATGAATTCTCAAGAAGCATATTACTACTACCTCATGGGCATGATTGAAGCTCAATCCAGAGGGGCTACTAAGTCTGAAAGATATTTCCGTAAAGCACTTTCGCTTGGTTTAAGAATGAAAACAGATCAAGCTGTTGCTAAGCTAAACTTAGCTGGAATTGCTGTAATGAAAAGAAAGAAGAGAGAAGCTATTAACTTGCTGGCAGAGGTTAAAAAGCTTGATACCAGAAATCTCTTGGACGATCAGGTAAAAATGATCAAATCGCAAATGAAGCGAATCTAA
- a CDS encoding PKD domain-containing protein — protein sequence MSSRTNVNPYFHGINSNIWRLIFTQSERFFNSMRTVGFLTIAFLLLFTLGASTSGSAQIYEEDFGDDPFGCGGQGTLANGFDPGQGAWNVTQVGTNGPIANRWYISNSAVGNGFLGGCVDDCFFGGQRTLHIGNASGNVDSGAFYDEPGNGFPFLTATRAESPVIDCSGSFTNTVTVRFAHNSLNIADFARIEYFDGVNWNTLQNFTNSGLCFGGPNLIWDEVTIPLPASANNNANVRIGFTWFNDDSEIGAGLRASVAVDFVRVDAGPPPSAPAPAFSVLDGNTDFCELSCITFISETVFDPFSTGAGSATYAWEFEGAVPATSALQNPSNICYNEPGTYDVTLTVTDNIGTGGPLIQNGYITVQDCGPTIVVEIDNATPCSGEECVNLTSDNSIGDINPATWQWIFTSASGLDIVSSNQANPTNICLNEIGFYDVSVSVSNFAGIPEVVELPNYIEVLDCTGPEIAFSVSQQVFCVGTCVQFTDESTSSSPITAWNWTLPGGQAVGETEPGISTQQNPEVCYDIPGSYWAVLSATDAQGPTARPDSILITVDPCTGPIVADFGASDTLICAGDCVDFQNQSLGFQTDYTWIFGGINQTSTEANPQVICYESPGSYDVTLIVENGIDIPEQIIKTDFIVVENCINPPVPRISVSQDTICAGKCVDFFDESTGLGSEFFEHEWTFAGAVEGSETSTDANPSQICYNNPGTYDVVLKVKRLSVPDSATQVFTDVVTVVNTPECRPTIIPNIPDTICAGDCAFFSADFIDADSVRWTFTGGTPETSTAFEPGLVCFPEVGDFLIVLQAYNESGEAPPVIQTIFAGERPPLNAGPDITINSGAVVELTASLGGQVPNGTFLWQPFDQVDNFRAQTVQISPEETTAFIVYYDQDSSCTAIDTVNVTVNFVAAIGVPNSFSPNGDGRNDVLRVLGQGITRMEFKIFNRYGQLVFETTNQNEGWDGLHNEKELNAGTFVYTLEVTFAEGNREVYTGDVNLVR from the coding sequence ATGAGTAGCCGTACAAATGTAAATCCTTATTTTCACGGAATTAATTCAAATATTTGGCGCTTAATTTTCACACAAAGTGAACGTTTTTTCAATTCTATGAGGACTGTTGGGTTTCTTACAATCGCGTTTTTACTGTTATTCACACTTGGTGCTTCAACGTCTGGAAGTGCCCAGATTTATGAAGAAGACTTTGGCGATGATCCATTTGGATGTGGGGGACAAGGTACCTTAGCAAATGGTTTTGATCCGGGCCAAGGTGCTTGGAATGTTACTCAAGTTGGAACAAATGGTCCAATTGCGAATAGATGGTATATTAGTAACTCTGCGGTCGGCAATGGTTTTTTAGGAGGTTGTGTAGATGACTGCTTCTTCGGAGGTCAACGAACACTTCATATTGGTAATGCCAGCGGGAATGTGGATTCAGGTGCCTTCTATGATGAGCCGGGAAATGGATTTCCTTTTTTGACGGCAACTCGAGCTGAATCTCCCGTAATTGATTGTTCAGGTTCATTTACTAATACAGTAACTGTCCGTTTTGCGCACAACTCTTTGAATATCGCCGATTTTGCTCGAATAGAATACTTCGACGGGGTTAATTGGAATACGTTACAAAACTTCACCAATTCAGGCCTGTGCTTCGGTGGTCCCAATCTGATTTGGGATGAAGTTACCATTCCTTTACCCGCCTCTGCTAATAATAACGCAAATGTGCGCATTGGTTTTACTTGGTTCAATGATGATAGTGAAATAGGGGCAGGTCTAAGAGCTTCTGTAGCTGTAGATTTTGTTCGTGTTGATGCAGGTCCACCTCCGAGTGCGCCGGCTCCCGCGTTTTCTGTGTTGGATGGAAATACTGATTTCTGCGAGCTCTCTTGCATCACCTTTATTAGTGAAACTGTTTTTGATCCTTTTTCTACAGGTGCAGGTTCTGCGACCTATGCTTGGGAGTTTGAAGGAGCTGTTCCAGCTACAAGTGCTCTGCAAAATCCATCGAATATATGCTATAACGAGCCCGGAACATACGATGTAACTCTTACAGTCACTGATAATATAGGAACCGGGGGGCCGCTTATTCAAAACGGATATATCACGGTGCAGGATTGTGGTCCGACTATCGTTGTTGAAATTGATAATGCTACGCCATGCTCAGGAGAAGAATGTGTGAATTTAACATCTGATAACTCAATTGGTGATATCAATCCGGCTACTTGGCAATGGATCTTTACCAGTGCAAGTGGTCTGGATATTGTGAGTTCAAACCAAGCCAATCCGACCAATATTTGCCTTAACGAGATTGGTTTTTATGATGTCTCGGTTTCTGTTTCCAATTTTGCGGGTATTCCGGAAGTAGTAGAATTGCCAAACTATATTGAAGTGTTGGATTGTACAGGTCCTGAAATTGCCTTCTCAGTTTCTCAACAAGTGTTCTGCGTAGGAACTTGTGTCCAGTTTACTGATGAATCTACTTCAAGCAGTCCAATAACCGCATGGAACTGGACACTTCCGGGAGGGCAAGCTGTCGGTGAAACAGAGCCGGGTATCTCTACCCAACAAAATCCCGAAGTGTGTTATGATATCCCGGGTTCATATTGGGCAGTATTGTCGGCTACCGATGCTCAAGGGCCAACAGCAAGACCTGATAGCATCCTGATTACCGTTGATCCTTGCACAGGTCCTATTGTGGCAGACTTTGGTGCTTCAGATACATTGATATGCGCAGGGGATTGTGTTGATTTCCAAAATCAATCATTAGGGTTTCAAACGGACTACACATGGATTTTTGGTGGTATCAATCAAACATCGACTGAAGCAAATCCTCAGGTGATTTGTTATGAGTCGCCTGGTTCTTATGATGTCACTTTGATTGTAGAGAATGGAATTGACATCCCTGAACAGATTATCAAGACGGACTTCATCGTTGTAGAAAATTGCATCAATCCTCCTGTACCAAGAATTTCGGTGAGTCAAGATACCATCTGTGCGGGAAAATGTGTTGATTTCTTCGACGAAAGTACCGGATTGGGAAGCGAATTCTTCGAGCATGAATGGACTTTTGCTGGTGCAGTGGAAGGGAGTGAAACGTCTACAGATGCGAACCCTTCTCAAATTTGCTACAACAACCCGGGAACATACGATGTAGTGCTAAAAGTGAAAAGACTGAGTGTTCCTGATAGTGCTACTCAAGTCTTTACTGATGTGGTAACCGTTGTCAATACTCCTGAGTGTCGCCCAACTATTATCCCTAACATTCCTGACACTATTTGTGCAGGAGATTGTGCCTTCTTTTCTGCAGACTTTATCGATGCAGATTCTGTGCGATGGACCTTCACGGGAGGTACTCCTGAAACGAGTACAGCTTTCGAACCTGGCCTGGTATGCTTTCCGGAAGTTGGAGACTTCTTGATTGTACTTCAAGCCTACAATGAGTCGGGTGAAGCACCTCCTGTGATTCAAACGATTTTCGCCGGTGAGCGCCCTCCATTGAATGCAGGACCGGATATTACCATCAATTCAGGAGCAGTTGTAGAACTTACAGCTAGCCTTGGAGGTCAAGTGCCGAATGGAACATTCTTATGGCAACCTTTTGATCAAGTAGACAACTTTAGGGCACAAACAGTGCAGATATCACCTGAAGAAACGACAGCATTTATTGTCTATTATGATCAAGATAGCTCTTGTACTGCCATCGATACTGTAAATGTTACGGTGAATTTTGTAGCTGCTATTGGAGTGCCGAATTCATTCTCACCCAATGGTGACGGAAGAAATGATGTACTTCGAGTATTGGGGCAAGGCATAACACGAATGGAATTCAAAATATTCAATCGATACGGTCAACTGGTTTTTGAAACGACAAATCAAAATGAAGGTTGGGACGGATTACACAACGAAAAAGAACTAAACGCAGGCACATTTGTGTACACACTTGAGGTAACCTTCGCAGAGGGTAATCGTGAGGTATATACCGGTGATGTAAATCTTGTTCGATAA